ttatttttattgttattattttgacatttttgtgtgtgtgtgtggatttccCAAGGTTTTTTCAGCTCTTCTGTTCCGGCAAACCCTTTACTGTTTTCTTTTACACGTCATTGCTAAGATTGCCTGCATAGAACTCTGCTTATTGTTCTATTTATTACTGTGTCTGTCAGGTCATCATGGCCACTAACAGGGCGGACACCCTTGACCCCGCCCTCCTGCGTCCCGGCCGTCTGGACAGGAAGATCGAGTTCCCCCTCCCGGACCGCCGTCAGAAGCGTCTCATCTTCTCCACCATAACGGGCAAGATGAACATCAGTGAGGAAGTTGATCTGGAGGACTACGTTGCTCGCCCCGACAAAATCTCTGGCGCTGACATCAACGCTATCTGCCAGGAGGTGGGTTGAATGGGATGTCGGGCATacgattgtttttttaaattttgatttCCAGCTGAAAGATTGTTGATATTCAAAATCAGCAGTTAAGAATGGGTATAAATTACAATTTAGTTCACTTTATTCTCTCGTAATTTCAGGAAAAACAGATTTCAGAACCCCATGCCTGGGTGTAAAGAGAGGGAacaagatgaagagagagagagggggagggggtgtgggtGGTGGAGTGGAGCTACAGCATATTCTAAAGACTGCCAAACACTGAGTGTAAACTGGTGGCAAGAGGTGAAGAAATGCTAAAAGATGAGAGAGGGTGGGGTTGGTGGGAACTGATTTTGCACAGAATAATAAAGTTGGCATGAGGTTAAATGTGGTGTGTTTTGTGGGCTTCCTTTTGAATTTACGGTTGTAGATGTTGAAAGGAAAGAAAGGCCCATTGATGCATGTAAGTTGTGGCAGTATATTTAATTGATCAGATTATTGAAGTGAACGAAGTAAGTAGTTTGCAGTTGTGTCCATTGTGCTGCTGTATCATTGTTTAACTATGGACTCCAGTACCCGGAAAGTTGAAGTGAACCTACTGAATAATGTACTTGTACTGTTTGGTATGCTGCTGTTTATCCTAGTTTATAGATATGGACCTCAGTCTTAATCAGTGTACTGTTTCAGATCTTTCATGTATCGGAAATTCGAAGTGAACCTACTTAGAAGCTTATTGCTGAATCTGATTTGTCACAGTTCAGATATGGACCTCAATTCTCATtagtgttgtgtttgtgatCTTTCAGGCTGGCATGCAGGCGGTGAGAGAGAATCGCTACGTTGTACTGGCCAAGGACTTTGAAAAGGGTTACAAGAACAACACCAAGAAGGATGAAACCGAGCACGAGTTCTACAAATGAATACCATCATCATGATCTGTTGTGGAGAGACGTTTCtagcagaatttttttttttttttttttacaaaataggAGAGAAGAGAGTGgatgcttgtatgtgtgtgagcaATATTAGTTCCAAGAACTGTTAAGTACGAATTGatatattgttttgtcattaaaaacgtTTTTGTCTGATCTGAAGTATTCTGTGAAGAtctctttttatttcttttcttctttcgttTTTTTAAACTGAAGATATTTTGCGGGTGTGATTGCGTGTGTTTgggtgcacgtgtgtgtgtttgtgttcgtatgtgtgggtgtgggtgtgtgcgtgcgcacacaTGTAGGAAGTAATTGTAGAAGATAATGTCAAGGGGCTAGTTTGATGGAAAATCATATGTCGGGGCTTGAAGAAATGTTTATCCCTCACAAATGTTTTTGAATAGGAAATAATGAACAACTGCATGATGACTGTTTTAAATGTGAGGCATGCATGACAAAATaaataatacatttttaaaTTTCTTTATTTAAGATAATGTTGCAGTTTAATATTTCTTAAAAACCTAAGAACCAACTAGCcatgtcaaacaaacaaaataatgcaAGCTTACACACATTTCTCAGAAACAATTACCTTGTGATGCATATATTGCTCAGCTGGAAAAAAGTTTAGTGCTCAATTCATCAGGAAATGTTTGTAATACAATTTCTTCATTTACTACATGCATGATTAAACAAGCATTATACATATATACAAAGGTGTTCATAAAAAATACTTGGTTCAACCATTTGTGCATGCagtgaaagagaaaaaaattgttttcAGAAGCCAGGTGAAGCTTATCACATTCACCAAGGTGAATAAAAAGCATGTTGGTATAAGTCTAAGAATATCGTACAAAACGAGACTGCAGTCCTGACCTGTGAAAAAAatgatttacattttttttttctccagctgACATCCTATGAGGGAACAGTTTACAAAGAATGTGTCCTTCTGATTACTGTTCATGTATTCTCTTGGCATAAGCAGAAATATAAGCATAAAAAGGCCTTAACAGCCCTAGCATGCTGATATATCCCAACAGGCAACATTACCACCAAGACCGTTGAGTGTGCCATTCAAAGGACTTGGGATTCTCTTCTAAGAAACACTGGTCTCTCAGCTCATTGGTGAACAATTCCAGGCATGGCCAAATCTAACAAATTTAACTCGCCAGCCAGGcaagtaacttcaagaaagtcactagcccgccagaaatgtcGCAAGCCCAGTTCATCTCTCACAAATAACACAGCGTTAGTATGAGTGACTTGTCAGATTTATATTTGTACACACAAACTAGTACTCGTAGTACAACCTAAATTTGCTTTGTATTTaaccagaattttcactggccagctGGACGGTATTTTGCTTGCCCGGCAAATTTTTTACTCGCCACTGTCAACTGGGCGGTTGATTTAGCCATCCCTGAATTCTCATTTCCTCTATGTCATACAGGCTCTTCAACATTCAAAAAGCTGCAACTCACAGACGGCACGTGTTGACGGAAAGAATGGAGGGGCTTGCTTGCTTCTGTTTCTTTATTATATACTTGTGCTTTCGGTGATTTACTGTCCATCACTTAATATGACTAGGTAGAGAGCAGGTGAAGATTACCAATCACAAAGCAAAACAATGTGTTTTATTCCCAAGAAATAACAAGCTACATTGCGTCGAAAACCCTGAACAAAAAAGCAAGCAGTTTTGTACAGCTGTCAGCTTAATACTGTATGATCCAGTTTGGTATAATGAACTCTACAAATTGgaaggtaataaatcattatcaCAGATATGGCGGCAAAACTTCAATCAACGGAAGCGATGATGGGAGAAAGAAGGCGTGAGTCAAACTCGGACACAGAAAGGCTTTGGAACAGAACCATGCTGGAATGTTCTGCTTGGAAGTACCTCGTTTCAGCCTCAGCGCTGGTAAGTAGCACCTCTACAGAGTCCCCGACCATACCCGCGATAAACTTCGCCTGGAATTCCCTGCGAGGATACACCATACTGTTGTAGACTTTGTACTCGGCGAACACCTGGTCCGGAGACGGCAGCTTCAACATCACTTCACGGCGAATGTCAGTCAGTCGCCCACACTGTGACTGGAGGGGAGTGGCCAACATCTCCAGAGAAGCAGTGAGGCGATGGTTGAGAACGATGTGACAGAGTCTTTCAAGAGTGCGAGTGTCGATGGCGGGAGTGACAATGAAGACTTTTACGTCTGGATTAGAGAACCAGCGGTTGAGGAGACTGGTCCAAACTGCATAGAGCGTTGCGCCATCGGCCATCACTCCCTGCTTCAGCGTCTCCAGATGTGCGTTGAGGGCCGGGGATGACAGCTGGGAGAAATGAGAGAAAGAGGATGTATGTAAggtttgcattcttttggggtATGACGTTGCCTAGATACTATTAATTtgtgcccaccccccccccccccccccccctgataaAAAAGCAAGGACGCTGAAGCGTGATTTAACCATTCAGTCATTCAAAAGCACTGAAATACGTCTGCTTCTTTCTCACcttccaaaacacacacacacacacacacacacacacacacacaccatacacacaagAAAAACAGTAACAGAAAATGCAATGGCCACACCAGCATATGCTTTTGCAGGGCTAAGGCACATAGTCACCTACACACTACACATATACATCCCTGTAAACACTTGCCCTTATCCCTCACCTTCTCCCCACAAACACAATCTGAAATAGGTGCTCCTGTTTTTTCACACTTTCATTACCTATCTTACCAGATTATCAATGTGGTATTCCGCTGCAGGCTTCTCTCCGAGCATGGGATTGACAGGTATTATTTCCTTCTCGCCCTCTTCACGCGCCTCTTCCTCCTTCTGCTTGATGATTTGTCTGGCGTCAAGAACATTCATGTCCTCGTCTATGACAACATCTGGCCAGTCCTCAATATCTGTTGGCAGA
This Littorina saxatilis isolate snail1 linkage group LG17, US_GU_Lsax_2.0, whole genome shotgun sequence DNA region includes the following protein-coding sequences:
- the LOC138953060 gene encoding uncharacterized protein, which gives rise to MATVDNPLIEKEIQQFVFDRCGERVRLGLGTEGQVAIETVSRHGSTILGIFWCNVLQHQNNYPVKHYPYRQLYKAAGKYVVSLRVDTICINVCLETGKLTISGAVALDWFVTRFQKLINAYTEPLAGPQELKEPFDAEQKRLMKTVKKQMLRRYIEDWPDVVIDEDMNVLDARQIIKQKEEEAREEGEKEIIPVNPMLGEKPAAEYHIDNLLSSPALNAHLETLKQGVMADGATLYAVWTSLLNRWFSNPDVKVFIVTPAIDTRTLERLCHIVLNHRLTASLEMLATPLQSQCGRLTDIRREVMLKLPSPDQVFAEYKVYNSMVYPRREFQAKFIAGMVGDSVEVLLTSAEAETRYFQAEHSSMVLFQSLSVSEFDSRLLSPIIASVD